The Mugil cephalus isolate CIBA_MC_2020 chromosome 19, CIBA_Mcephalus_1.1, whole genome shotgun sequence genome has a window encoding:
- the anxa4 gene encoding annexin A4 yields MAAIGNRGTVTEAAGFSAEADSNKLRESMKGAGTNEAAIIEVLAHRTIAQRQRIKEAYKQTVGKDLADDLSSELSGNFKSVVLGLLMLAPVYDAYELRTAMKGAGTEEACLIDILASRSNDEIKTISAFYKKEYEKDLEDDVRGDTSGMFQRVLVSLLTAGRDESDTVNEAQAVQDAKEIYEAGEARWGTDEVKFLTVLCVRNRNHLLRVFEEYQKISGRDIEESIKREMSGSLEDIFLAIVKCVRNKPAFFAERLYKSMKGLGTTDTVLIRIMVARAEIDMLDIKAQFLKMYGKTLYSFIKGDTSGDYRKILLELCGGE; encoded by the exons ATGGCAGCA ATCGGAAACCGAGGGACAGTGACTGAGGCGGCTGGTTTCAGTGCGGAGGCAGATTCCAACAAGCTCAGAGAATCCATGAAGGGAGCCG GCACGAATGAGGCAGCCATCATCGAGGTCCTCGCTCACCGCACTATTGCCCAGAGGCAGCGCATCAAAGAGGCCTACAAACAAACAGTGGGGAAG GACCTGGCCGATGACCTGTCCTCCGAGCTGAGCGGAAACTTCAAGAGCGTGGTTTTAGGTCTGCTGATGCTGGCCCCCGTGTATGACGCCTACGAGCTGAGAACTGCAATGAAG GGGGCTGGAACCGAAGAGGCCTGCCTCATCGATATTCTGGCTTCAAGGTCAAACgatgaaataaaaaccatcaGCGCATTCTACAAGAAAG AATACGAGAAGGACCTGGAAGATGACGTGCGCGGGGACACATCTGGAATGTTTCAAAGGGTTTTGGTGTCTTTACTCACG GCTGGACGGGATGAAAGCGACACAGTGAACGAGGCCCAGGCTGTTCAAGATGCCAAG GAAATCTATGAGGCTGGCGAGGCCCGATGGGGCACAGACGAGGTGAAATTCCTGACTGTGCTTTGTGTGAGGAACCGAAACCATCTGCTGCGAG TGTTCGAGGAATACCAGAAGATTTCTGGAAGAGACATTGAGGAGAGCATCAAAAGGGAGATGTCTGGCTCTCTGGAAGACATCTTCCTGGCCATAG TTAAATGTGTGAGGAACAAACCAGCCTTTTTTGCAGAACGATTATACAAATCAATGAAG GGTCTGGGCACCACAGACACTGTCCTCATCAGAATAATGGTTGCCAGAGCTGAGATCGACATGCTGGACATTAAAGCACAGTTCCTGAAGATGTACGGAAAGACGCTCTACTCCTTCATCAAG GGAGACACATCTGGTGACTACCGCAAAATCCTGCTGGAGCTGTGTGGAGGCGAGTGA